One Motacilla alba alba isolate MOTALB_02 chromosome 15, Motacilla_alba_V1.0_pri, whole genome shotgun sequence DNA segment encodes these proteins:
- the LOC119707387 gene encoding LOW QUALITY PROTEIN: RNA-binding protein EWS-like (The sequence of the model RefSeq protein was modified relative to this genomic sequence to represent the inferred CDS: inserted 1 base in 1 codon), with the protein MFPKTYGQQSYGTYGQPSDVSYTQPQTTATYGQTAYATSYGQPPTGYSAPTAPXAYSQPVQGYGSAAYDTNTATVTSSQSSYAAPAAYGTQPAYPAYGQQPAPAAPARPQDGSKPAETSQPQSSTTGYSQPSLGYGQSNYSYPQVPASYPMQPVTAPPSYPPTSYSSTQPSSYDQSTYSQQSSYGQQSSYGQQSSYGQQSSYGQQPPPTSYPPPSGSYSQAPSQYSQQSSSYGQQSSFRQDHPSSMNMYGQESGGFSGPGESRNLSGPDSRGRGRGGYERGGMSRGGRGGGRGGMGSAGERGGFNKPGGHMEEGPDLDLGPPMDPEEDSDSTAVYVQGLNDNVTLEDLADFFKQCGVVKMNKRTGQPMINLYIDKETGKPKGDATVSYDDPSTAKTAVEWFDGKDFQGSKLKVTLARKKGPMNSLRGGMPPREQRGMPPPLRGGPGGPGGPGGPSGPSGPMGRMGGRGGDRGGFSSRGPRGSRGNPSGGSVQHRAGDWQCPNPGCGNQNFAWRTECNQCKAPKPEGFLPPPFPPPGGDRGRGGPGGMRGGRGGGLMDRGGPGGMFRGGRGGDRGGFRGGRGMDRGGYGGGGRRGGGGGGPGGPPGPLMEQMGGGGRGRRGGPGKMDKGEHRQDRRDRPY; encoded by the exons GTTACAGCGCCCCGACTGCCC CTGCCTACAGCCAGCCCGTGCAGGGCTACGGCAGCGCCGCCTACGACACCAACACGGCCACGGtcaccagcagccagagctcgtacgccgcgcccgccgcctACGGCACCCAGCCCGCATACCCCGCCTACGggcagcagccggccccggccgcccccgccaG ACCCCAGGATGGCAGCAAACCAGCAGAGACCAGCCAGCCTCAGTCCAGCACGACAGGCtacagccagcccagcctgggctaCGGGCAGAGCAACTACAGCTACCCCCAGGTGCCTGCCAGCTACCCCATGCAGCCTGTCACTGCTCCACCCTCCTACCCTCCGACCAG ctaTTCCtccacacagcccagcagtTACGATCAGAGCACTtactcccagcagagcagctacgggcagcagagctcctacgggcagcagagcagctacGGCCAGCAAAGCAGCTATGGCCAGCAGCCACCTCCCACCAGTTACCCACCTCCCAGCGGATCCTACAGCCAGGCCCCCAGCCAgtacagccagcagagcagcagctacGGCCAGCAGA GCTCGTTCCGCCAGGACCATCCCAGCAGCATGAACATGTACGGGCAGGAATCCGGAGGCTTCTCCGGCCCCGGAGAGAGCCGGAATCTGAGCGGCCCCGATAGCCGGGGCAGGGGACGAGGGGGATATGAGCGTGGAGGCATGAGCAGAGGTGGGCGGGGAGGAGGACGCGGTGGAATGGG CAGCGCTGGAGAGCGAGGTGGCTTCAATAAGCCTGGTG GACACATGGAGGAAGGACCCGACCTGGATTTAG GCCCCCCTATGGACCCGGAGGAGGACTCGGACAGCACTGCAGTCTATGTGCAGGGACTCAATGATAATGTGACCCTGGAGGATCTGGCAGATTTCTTCAAACAGTGCGGTGTTGTCAAG ATGAACAAGAGGACGGGGCAGCCCATGATAAACCTCTACATCGACAAGGAAACGGGCAAGCCCAAGGGCGATGCCACCGTGTCCTACGATGACCCGTCCACTGCCAAAACAGCCGTGGAATGGTTCGATG ggaaggatttccaGGGGAGCAAGCTGAAGGTGACCCTGGCACGGAAGAAGGGCCCGATGAACAGCCTGAGGGGCGGGATGCCCCCCCGGGAGCAGCGGGGAATGCCCCCACCCCTCCGTGGAG GTCCAGGGGGCCCCGGTGGCCCAGGGGGCCCCAGCGGGCCCAGCGGCCCCATGGGCAGGATGGGGGGCAGAGGTGGAGACAGGGGTGGCTTCTCCTCGAGAGGACCGCGGGGATCCCGGGGAAACCCATCCGGAGGGAGCGTCCAGCACCGCGCCGGAGACTGGCAGTGCCCCAACCC GGGCTGTGGAAACCAGAACTTTGCCTGGAGAACAGAGTGCAACCAGTGCAAGGCGCCCAAACCGGAGGGGTTCCTCCCgccccccttccctcctccag GCGGTGACCGcggccggggcggccccggggggatgcggggcgggcgcggcgggggccTCATGGACCGAGGGGGGCCCGGAGGGATGTTCCGAGGCGGCCGCGGCGGAGACCGAGGCGGGTTCCGAGGCGGCCGGGGCATGGACCGAGGCGGCTACGGAGGAGGCGGccggagaggaggaggaggcggcggccccgggggaCCCCCCGGACCCCTCATGGAGCAgatgggaggaggaggcagaggacgGCGCGGAGGGCCGGGAAAGATGGACAA GGGCGAACACCGCCAGGATCGCCGAGACCGGCCCTACTAA